Proteins found in one Ascaphus truei isolate aAscTru1 unplaced genomic scaffold, aAscTru1.hap1 HAP1_SCAFFOLD_758, whole genome shotgun sequence genomic segment:
- the LOC142486158 gene encoding uncharacterized protein LOC142486158 encodes METPEIEELICEEEPKITPKRIPFRVRKAWKEEDSDEEEARNSASQAWEDEDSDEEESRNRALEVSGRTKVVPFVLEDDDADDEADDESDDEADDEADNEAGYEAGCKAGNEAGYETGYEADSETDSEADSEADSEADSEADSEMDSEADSEMDSEADSETDSEADNKAHSEADSEADSEVDSETESETDFKADDKWGDEVDNNEGEYERCGGMCCFPFHRFGRRSRGQVAEGPGHRNRGILGALRSWFNSRRGR; translated from the exons atggagacacctgag atcgaAGAATTGATATGCGAAGAGGAGCCGAAAATAACACCGAAAAGAATACCGTTTCGGGTgaggaag gcatggaaGGAGGAGGACAGCGACGAGGAAGAAGCAAGAAACAGCGCTTCACAG gcatgggagGATGAGGACAGCGACGAGGAAGAATCAAGAAACCGCGCTTTAGAG gtcagcgGACGCacaaaggtggtgccctttgtccTAGAGGACGATGATGCGGacgacgaggcggacgacgagtcAGACGACGAGGCAGACGATGAGGCGGacaacgaggcgggctacgaggcgggctGCAAGGCGGgcaacgaggcgggctacgagacGGGCTATGAGGCAGACAGCGAGACGGACAGCGAAGCTGACAGCGAGGCAGACAGCGAGGCGGACAGTGAGGCGGACAGCGAGATGGACAGCGAGGCAGACAGCGAGATGGACAGCGAGGCGGACAGCGAGACGGACAGCGAGGCGGACAACAAGGCACACAGCGAGGCGGACAGCGAGGCGGACAGCGAGGTGGACAGCGAGACGGAAAGCGAGACGGACTTCAAGGCGGACGACAAGTGGGGTGACGAGGTGGACAACAACGAAGgggaatacgagaggtgtggagggATGTGCTGCTTCCCCTTTCACAGGTTCGGGAGAAGATCCCGGGGGCAGGTAGCAGAGGGGCCAGGGCATAgaaacaggggtattctaggggccctgagaagttggtttaacagcaggagaggcagataa